The candidate division Zixibacteria bacterium HGW-Zixibacteria-1 nucleotide sequence AATTGTGCCCCATTTCATGCGCCACCACGTTGACATCCCAGTTGTAGGCGCTTGACATTTCCACCGGCAGGGGAAAGGAGCCGTTGATATAACCGCCGATCGAATAGGCCCAGCCCCAGCAGGTTCCCGACCGATACCCGACTCCACCGTAATCCATGTTCCTCTGCCCGCTGAGCATGTGAATTATGTGATATGGGCCCGGATCTTCATGAGTCATCCAGTAATCCCTGAAACCGGCCAGATCGTTGGGATCGAAGGGCTCTCCGCCGGCCGGCCACAGCCGTAAAAATGACAGCATCAGCTTGATATGACAATCACGCAGATAGATATTACTGATGGCGCCCAATAATTGTACCGCATAGTTCTGCGCCGCCGTGACGTCCGAAAAAAGATTAACAAACGCCTCATCGCAGTCGAAAGCCACATCGCAGACATAAGGCCCGGCAATCGTATCGGTGAAAAACTTCACATCCTTGAGCGATGGAACCTCGATTCCCTCGGGAATCAATTCGCGACAGAATTCTTCAATCTCATCCGGATAGCCGAATGATTCCGCCTTGTGAATGACGATCCCGGTGCCGTCTATTTTGCCGATCTCGCCGGGAGCCTGCGACATATAGTAACATTCCCCCGATTCGGTTTGTATATATCCGTTGCCGGAATTCTGGACGGTGAAGGCCAGGTAAACGCTGGAATGAGGCTGGCCGGAAATTTTGCCGCGAAACATGACCACCTCCGGTTTGGCCATCGGCTGACCGTTGCCGGAAAGAAACTTGGCATTAGGTCCGACAATATTCATTTTCTCCAGTTCAAGAGTCAGTTGTTCCCGGGGCGAAACGGGAAATTCGAGCAGCCGGGAATCCGGGCCGGTCTGAAGTGACGAAAATGCCAGCGGATCAAGTCTTACACTCAGCGCTCCTTCGGGCATAGCTCGGTTTTGTATTTCGAACGGCTTGATAAATGTTGCTTCGGTGCCTGTTGATGATTGGGTCATTGCCACGAGTATTACCAATGACAATGATATTAAGAATCCGTATCTTTTTAATGTTCTTGAGATGTTTCGAACGCTGAACATTGAATTTCCTCCCACTTTTGTATTCGATGTTGCCTTTTTATTGAGACGTTTTATAGATGTCTGCTTGTTTACTGCAAATACTCATTTTATCCTTCGGCAGGAAATCAAAAATTATTCTGTCTGTAATCTAATGAAACAAAACGGCATTAATCTGCTGTAAGTTACAATGTTAATATAATAAAAACGGGTTTTTATACAACCACTTTTTGACATTAACTCCAATTTCGGCAATGTATTACAAAGTTTGTCCGGACCGCCTGATATCCGTTCAGGCAAACCATCATCAGGTAAGATAATTGCCCCATATCTATTCAACCGGTTGCCGAATTCGGGCCGATTGCTTATATTGTAAATTCATTTTGAATTAGTAAATTAATCTTGAACTATAAAAATGGAGAATCCCATGTTTAAGAAAATCGGCATCATCGGATGCGGCCAGATGGGTTCCGGTATCGCGCAAGTAGCGGCCCAGGCCGGATATCCGGTTCTCAGCCATGAGATGAGTGAGGAACTTTTTGAAAAGGGCCTCCGCAATATCACCAAGCTGCTCGATCGGGCCATCGAAAAAGGCAAACTCGACAGTCCCACCAGGGATAAGATTCTCGGCAATATTTCCGGCACCACCGAGCTCTCGGATATGGCCGACTGCGACATTATCATCGAAGCGGTCACCGAAGATATGACCACCAAGCAGGAAATATTCAGGGAACTGGATGCGGCCTGCAAACCGGAGACAATATTCGCCAGCAATACTTCATCGCTGCCGATCGGTGATCTGGCGGCGGTGACCAAGCGGCGCGACAAATTTATCGGTCTGCATTTCTTCAACCCGGTCCCGATTATGAAACTGGTCGAACTGGTCCGGACCATCGACTCTTCGGACTCATCACTCAGTGCCGCCAAAGAGTTCGCCGAATCGGTCGGCAAGACGGTGGTGATGGCCAAAGACACGCCCGGCTTTATCGTCAATGTCCTGCTGGTTCCTTATCTGCTCGATGCCATCCGGCAGTTGGAAAACGGGCTGGCCACCCGTGATGATATCGATAATGGCATGAAATTCGGCTGCGGGCATCCCATGGGACCCCTGACCCTGACCGACTTCATCGGCCTCGATACGATTCTTTATATCGCCGATATCATGTTCGACGAATTCAAAAACGGCCACTATGCCGCTCCGCCGCTTTTGCGCCGCATGGTCAATGCCGGCTATCTGGGCAAAAAATCCGGGCGCGGCTTCTATGATTACAATCAATAAAATGTGGAGTGAATGGAATGGAGTATAAAAATATTATCGTCGCCAGGGAAGACAATATCGTTATTGTCACCATCAATCGCGAAAAAGCGCTGAATGCGCTGAATGATGAAACCATCGGCGAATTGCAGCACTTCTTCGGTCATGCCTGGAATGAAAAGGGTATCGGGTGCATCGTTATTACCGGGGCCGGCAAAGCCTTCGTGGCCGGGGCCGATATCAGCGAACTGGTCCAATGTGATGTCAAATCGGGCATTAAAAAATCGATGCTGGGCCTTTACCTGATGAAGACCATCGAAAATTTCCCCCGCCCGGTAATTGCCGCAATTAACGGTTTTGCCTTGGGCGGCGGTTGTGAACTGGCCATGGCCTGTGATATAAGACTGGTGTCCGAGAAGGCCAAATTCGGACAGCCCGAAGTCAACCTTGGCCTGATTCCCGGTTATGGCGGAACGCAGCGTCTGGCCCGACTGGTCGGGCGCGGCAAAGCCAAGCAGTTGATTTTCTCGGGTGAGATGATCGACGCCGCCGAGGCCCGCCGCATCGGCCTGGCCGATGAAGTCTATCCGCCGGAAGAATTAATGGACAAGGCTAAGACGATGGCGAAACTTATTGCCTCGAAGGCGCCCATCGCCGTCGCCATCGCCAAAGAGTGCATCAACCGCGGGCTCGATGTGAACCTGTCGGCCGGATGTGACTATGAAAAGAACTGTTTCGGCACTATCTACGGGACCACTGATGCCAAAGAAGGCATGACCGCTTTTCTGGAAAAACGCAAAGCCGAATTCAAGGGAGAATAATATAATCTAAAGGGCAGGCCGATTCGGCCTGCCCTGTCGCTTGGTCATTCCACCTGCAATTTTGCCGAAGGGGTATATGTCTCAGATTGTCTCAGTGATAGCCATCGTTTTTCTGCTGTCAGTGTCATCATTATTCGGCACGGATTTCAAGACCGCTATTGATTCCCTGAATAATTATTCACTTGACAGTCTGGGCGAAATCGAAGTGAATAATCTCGAACTGGAATTCAGGAACGTCACTGTTAATCTATATCAGGGGAAATTGTATCTTGGCGGACATATAAATGAACATCCGACTGCCGCGTTTTTTCTGGGTGAGGGGCGCTTTATCTTCAAGAGCAATGACCCGGCCGAAAAGCAGCAAATAGAAAGGTTTTATCGAAGCGATTCAGCCGATGTCGAGTTTGATCAACTATACATGGTCTTCCCGGCCAATTCCAAGGTGTCGAATCTATTTCCGGAGGGAGCCGAAAGAGTCGATCCCTCATATCGCGTCAAGACCCTGCTGAAAAAGATACGCTCGATTCCCGACAGTAAATTTAAATACAATCTCGGGTTCCATCTTAACCGGGCCATTCTCGAAAACCGGCCGGATTTTCTGTGGGTTGATGTGCTGAAGGATGCTTACCAGCACACCATATATTTCTATGACCCATACGCCCGTGAACAAATAACGCTGTATAAATACACGTCGAACTTCAAAGAACCGCAGATTGTATCTTCAACCATGGACAGCCTGGCGGACGGATCTAATGACTATCCGATCGGGTATGACAATTTCCGTTATTACATCAATGTCGATATTTCGACTTATGCGAAATCCGAGATATCCTGTGATATTTACTGCCGAATCGAAACCGACAGCCTCAAGCAGCTTTCCTATATTATCCCGCCGGATTATAAAATCGATACGGTTTATGGCGATGTGATCGATTTCATCAAGGATAAAGACCGGCCCGAACTGCTGTTTGACCTGTCGCGATTCTATTACCGGGGCGATACGGTAGAAGTTTCCATGAAATACCGTTCCAATCTGTTTCGACATTATATGCAGCATGGTATCGTTCAATCCGACCTCACCCACTGGTATCCTTCCGTGGGTTATCGCAAACTCTCTGATTATAATCTCCGGTTTACGATTGATCGGGGTTTCCATTTTATATGCGTCGGGGAGAAAGTCAAAGATACAATTGTCGGCGGACGGCAGATTCTGGAATATAAGACACCCGGCCCGGTAGCATATGTCAGTTTTAATTATGGAAAGTTCGATTCGGTCGCGATTGACAACGCTCCGGTACCGATTACCATCGAGTATTATGACGGAATAAAGAAATCGCCGGTTTTTGGCAGCCCGGCGCTGGATAAGGTGACCGAAGATGTTTCGAGGGCGTTTACCTTTTTCTATGACAATTTCGGCCCCTATCCGTACGATGACCTCGACGTGGCGGCCATGGCGGTCGGTTTCGGGCAGGGCTCGCCCGGATTGGTGCATCTATCCGAGATAACTTTCCAGCGTTCGCTGAAGGGCTTTGATGATAAATTCCGCGCCCATGAAATCGCTCATCAGTGGTGGGGGCATCTGGTCAACCCCGACAGCTATCGGGATATCTGGCTGTCCGAAGGGCTGTCGGAATATTCGGCGGCCCTGTATGTTCTTCTTGGGCGCCATGATGAAAAAACATTTCGGGAGATTTTGAAGGACTGGAAGAATAAAGTCATCCAGAGCGGTATGATAAACGACAAAAAATCGGTCGGTTACAAGGCCGGCCCGATCAGCCTTGGGTCGCGACTGGGTTCCGAACTGTCGCCGGGCGACTTCGAGGCCATTATCTATGATAAAGCGGCCTATGTGCTGCACATGCTGCGCTTCGAATTGGAACTGGAAGAATCGAGTCATGGCAGGTTTATTAAAATGCTGGCCGATTATGCCGCCCGATATGCCGGCGGAAAAGCATCGACCGAGGATTTTATCAGTGTCGTATCACCATATCTCGGAGATCGAACCGGGCAATTTTTTGCCCAATGGCTGTATGACTGGCGCCTTCCCAAAATAAAGAGCCAGTCGAAAATCAATAGTGAAGGTTCTTCGGAAATCGATATCGATGTTCATGAGGTGGGCGATAATTTCGCCACGCCATATCCGGTCCGGTTTATTTTAAGCGATGGATCGAAAAATACGGTCGTATATAATATTCAAAAAGGGGAAAATCATTTTATCTACGAGGCGGGGAACGGATTAAAAGTCAAGGCGGTTAATTTTAATCAGGACCACGACATTCTGGAAAGATAAAGGGTTTAATCAGACATGGAATTATGGTCGCTGTTTCTTTCGGCCTTTATCGTCGGATTTTCGGGCGCCTTGATGCCGGGGCCGCTGCTGGCGGTCGATATTGCCGAAACACCGCGCAGGGGCATGATAACCGGGCCGATAATTGTGCTCGGCCATGCCATCGCCGAACTGGCCGTGGTGATCTTGCTGTCGGTGGGCCTGGCCGCCCTGGCCAAGGATCAAGTCGTTAGTAATGTGATCGGCATTGTCGGCGGGGCCATGTTGATCCTGATGGCCATCGGCATGTTTCGCCAGCTTAAAAAAGCCGGAATTGAAACAGCCATCGAATCCGGTGATGCCAAAAAGACCGGACGACTGGTTCTTGATGGAATCATAACCTCGCTATCGAATCCCTTCTGGTTTGTCTGGTGGGCCACGACCGGGTCCGCTTTTCTGGTGCAGTCATTACGGCATGGCATTGTCGGTCCGCCGGTTTTTTATATCGGGCATATTCTCTCCGACCTGGTCTGGTACAGCCTGGTCAGTATTCTTATCTGGAAAGGGCGAAAAATGATTGTCGGAACCGGATACAAAATTCTTATCGCGGTCTGTGCCCTTTTTCTTCTTTATCTTGGCGGAATGTTCATTTATTCCGGAATTACCGGTTCCATCTGAATCTGCCGGCGACTTGTAACTGTAAGTGAAACAACATGAATCCGGGGGGCTGAAAAAAACATTGGTGATGCCCGTTTTTTGAGTTTTATACCGGCCGAAAATTTGTTAAAATGAACAGGCAACTTGTACGACTGAAAATTTAACTGCTGATGATATAAAATGAAATTTTCCAATTTTGTCCACCTGCATACGCACAGCCAATACTCGCTTCTGGACGGGGCCTGCAAAATTGACCCGTTGATAGAACTGGCCAAAAAACACCGCATGCCGGCGCTGGCTATCACCGACCACGGCAACCTCTTCGGCGCCGCCGAATTCTACAAAAAGGCCACCCGGGCCGGGATCAAACCGATTATCGGCACCGAAGCTTATGTCGCCGCCGGGTCACGCTTCGACAAAAAACCCTCCGGCAAATATCCCGATGGCGGCTTTCATCTGGTTCTGCTGGCCAAAAACCGAACCGGTTACAAGAACTTAATCAAGCTGTCATCGGCCGGTTTTCTCGAAGGCTTCTATCATCGGCCCCGCATTGATAAAGAGCTTCTGCGCGAACATTCCGAAGGGCTCTTCGCCCTCACCGCCTGCCTGAAGGGCGAAGTCAACTGGAACCTGCTTCATAGCAATGTCGATGCCGCCGTGCAGGCGGCGCTGGAACTCCGGGATATCTTCGGCGAAGGTAATTTTTTCCTCGAAATGCAGAATCATGGCCTGGAAAAGGAAGAGATGCTGATTCCCATGATTAATACTATCCACCGCCAGACCGGGATTCCGCTGGTGGCCACCAACGACTGCCATTACCTGAATCGCGAGGATTGGGAGGCACATGACGCCCTCCTCTGTATTCAGACCGGTAAGCTTGTCTCCGACCGCGAACGAATGCGCTATAACACCGACCAGATTTATTTCAAATCGGCCGAGGAAATGACGGAATTGTTTACCGAATTCCCCGAGGCGCTCGAAAATACGATCAAAATCGCCGAAGCCTGTAACCTCGAGATGGAAATGGGCCATTTACATCTGCCGCATTTCCCGATTCCGGAACCTCATAAGGATGCCGATGAGTATGTCCGCTACCTGGCCGAGCAGGGACTCACTGAGCGTTATAAAAAAACAACCGACGAATTAAAAAAACGGCTCGATTATGAATTGGGAATTATCAACCAGATGGGTTTTGCCGGGTATTTCCTGATTGTCAAAGACTTTATCGACTATGCCCGGACCGTCAATGTGCCGGTCGGACCGGGAAGAGGTTCCGCCGCCGGATCGCTGGTTTCCTACTGCCTCGGTATTACCAATATCGACCCCATTAAATATTCGCTGCTCTTTGAACGCTTTCTCAATCCCGAACGAATTTCCATGCCGGATATCGATATTGATTTCGCCGACCGCGGCCGGGACAAAATTATCGAGTACGTCGTCAAAAAGTACAAGGAAGAAAATGTCTGCCAGATCATCACCTTCGGCACGATGGCGGCGCGCGGGGTCATTCGTGATGTCGGACGCGTTCTGGGGGTTCCGTATTCGGATGTGGACAAGATTGCCAAGATGGTGCCGTTCGCGGTCAAAATGACCCTGGAGCAGGCCCTGGTCGATAATCCTGATCTCAAGGATCTTTATGAAAAGGATGTCCGTGTCAAAAAGCTGATTGACCTGTCGAAGACGCTTGAGGGACTGGCGCGTCATGCCTCGACCCATGCCGCCGGTGTAGTTATCGCACCGTCAAACCTGACCGACTTTATACCGCTTTTCAAAGGATCCAAGGGCGAAATAACGACTCAGTTCGATATGAAGATGACCGAAGAAATC carries:
- a CDS encoding lysine transporter LysE, with translation MELWSLFLSAFIVGFSGALMPGPLLAVDIAETPRRGMITGPIIVLGHAIAELAVVILLSVGLAALAKDQVVSNVIGIVGGAMLILMAIGMFRQLKKAGIETAIESGDAKKTGRLVLDGIITSLSNPFWFVWWATTGSAFLVQSLRHGIVGPPVFYIGHILSDLVWYSLVSILIWKGRKMIVGTGYKILIAVCALFLLYLGGMFIYSGITGSI
- a CDS encoding 3-hydroxybutyryl-CoA dehydrogenase produces the protein MENPMFKKIGIIGCGQMGSGIAQVAAQAGYPVLSHEMSEELFEKGLRNITKLLDRAIEKGKLDSPTRDKILGNISGTTELSDMADCDIIIEAVTEDMTTKQEIFRELDAACKPETIFASNTSSLPIGDLAAVTKRRDKFIGLHFFNPVPIMKLVELVRTIDSSDSSLSAAKEFAESVGKTVVMAKDTPGFIVNVLLVPYLLDAIRQLENGLATRDDIDNGMKFGCGHPMGPLTLTDFIGLDTILYIADIMFDEFKNGHYAAPPLLRRMVNAGYLGKKSGRGFYDYNQ
- a CDS encoding crotonase translates to MEYKNIIVAREDNIVIVTINREKALNALNDETIGELQHFFGHAWNEKGIGCIVITGAGKAFVAGADISELVQCDVKSGIKKSMLGLYLMKTIENFPRPVIAAINGFALGGGCELAMACDIRLVSEKAKFGQPEVNLGLIPGYGGTQRLARLVGRGKAKQLIFSGEMIDAAEARRIGLADEVYPPEELMDKAKTMAKLIASKAPIAVAIAKECINRGLDVNLSAGCDYEKNCFGTIYGTTDAKEGMTAFLEKRKAEFKGE